The Procambarus clarkii isolate CNS0578487 chromosome 39, FALCON_Pclarkii_2.0, whole genome shotgun sequence genome window below encodes:
- the LOC123760353 gene encoding uncharacterized protein isoform X2: protein MAGRLCLLVVVATWSRWAAGQASPYCSFTPQHTMCKHSGVAPRCGSKVQTRGVGAQDAAAIVLQHNQARSRVAMGQERRGTPGPQPKAGNMMLMEWDAELAVVAQRHADQCVFDHECADCRRVSRFGVGQNLFISFQSNFDARVQWSRAIKSWYDEVADFSPADIEPFQFAKGVGHYTQMLWWKTDRVGCGFTMFQEGGWWKKLYTCNYGPAGNIIFSQMYNRGTPCSSCPDGTSCSRKFPGLCGAASAPSFTNKILTQRTRPSGTQSFFAANTNQDAKQLVTGSVHQDSQEQDNMFIPFSGNQPVTSDLMPFLRRAGMDPQIIRTSSLSSVQSIINALPKGLKPIVLYRSGSGQLTELDAGTLAPIKRHGRSTTTRGHQRGPQPLLACDLDFAPCEVTPIGGNWTVANSESEGRYAVALLGEGEGAQVVVEELVTAPSTEAVCVALSHRRDLSPDAPSDANIPQLQVGVMTAGGEMTRRTIPGAPGIWEMSRVTLSNVKSPFLVVMTLGPATEGATVALDAMMVTDGGCCLSGEC from the exons ATGGCCGGACGGTTGtgcttgctggtggtggtagcgaCGTGGTCGAGATGGGCGGCGGGGCAGGCCTCGCCCTACTGCAGcttcacaccacaacacaccatgtgcAAGCACTCGGGTGTGGCCCCCAGGTGCGGCTCCAAGGTGCAGACCCGCGGCGTGGGAGCCCAGGACGCCGCCGCCATAGTGCTACAGCACAACCAAGCCAGGTCCCGCGTCGCCATGGGACAAGAGCGTCGTGGAACGCCCGGGCCTCAGCCCAAAGCTGGCAATATGATGCttatg GAGTGGGACGCGGAGCTAGCGGTGGTGGCCCAAAGACACGCTGACCAGTGCGTGTTCGACCACGAGTGTGCCGACTGCCGCCGCGTCT CAAGGTTTGGCGTTGGCCAGAACCTGTTCATCAGTTTCCAGAGCAACTTCGACGCTCGTGTCCAGTGGAGCCGAGCTATCAAGTCTTGGTACGACGAAGTGGCCGACTTCTCTCCAGCTGACATAGAGCCCTTCCA GTTCGCGAAGGGGGTTGGGCACTACACGCAGATGTTATGGTGGAAGACTGACCGGGTGGGCTGCGGCTTCACCATGTTCCAGGAAGGCGGCTGGTGGAAGAAACTCTATACTTGTAACTATGGTCCTGCAGGCAACATTATATTCAGCCAGATGTACAACCGAGGGACCCCGTGCTCCTCATGCCCTGACGGGACCTCTTGCTCCAGGAAGTTCCCGGGGCTCTGTG GTGCAGCCAGTGCTCCGAGCTTTACCAACAAGATCCTGACGCAACGAACTAGACCCTCCGGCACTCAGTCGTTCTTCGCCGCTAACACGAACCAGGACGCAAAGCAGCTGGTCACTGGATCTGTCCACCAAGACTCACAGGAACAAGATAACATGTTCATCCCGTTCAGTGGTAACCAGCCCGTAACATCGGACCTGATGCCGTTCTTACGTCGGGCGGGGATGGACCCTCAGATCATCAGGACCTCTTCTCTCTCCAGCGTCCAGAGCATCATCAATGCTCTTCCTAAGGGCCTTAAACCCATCGTTCTATAcag GTCAGGGTCAGGGCAGCTGACAGAGCTGGATGCTGGCACCCTGGCACCCATCAAGCGCCACGgccgctccaccaccaccagaggacaCCAGAGGGGACCTCAGCCCCTCCTCGCCTGCGATCTCGACTTCGCGCCGTGCGAGGTCACCCCCATCGGAGGAAACTGGACAGTGGCCAACAGCGAGA GTGAGGGTCGGTACGCCGTGGCCCtgctgggggagggtgagggcgcccaggtggtggtggaggagctggTGACGGCGCCCAGCACAGAGGCAGTGTGCGTCGCCCTCTCACACCGACGCGACCTGTCGCCCGACGCGCCTTCTGACGCTAACATACCACAGCTGCAG GTAGGAGTGATGACCGCTGGAGGAGAGATGACCCGCAGGACAATCCCGGGCGCCCCTGGCATCTGGGAGATGAGTCGTGTTACTCTCAGCAACGTGAAGTCGCCCTTCCTGGTGGTGATGACCCTGGGACCCGCCACCGAGGGCGCAACCGTCGCCTTGGACGCCATGATGGTTACTGACGGCGGGTGTTGCTTATCCGGCGAGTGCTAA
- the LOC123760353 gene encoding uncharacterized protein isoform X1, whose translation MAGRLCLLVVVATWSRWAAGQASPYCSFTPQHTMCKHSGVAPRCGSKVQTRGVGAQDAAAIVLQHNQARSRVAMGQERRGTPGPQPKAGNMMLMEWDAELAVVAQRHADQCVFDHECADCRRVSRFGVGQNLFISFQSNFDARVQWSRAIKSWYDEVADFSPADIEPFQFAKGVGHYTQMLWWKTDRVGCGFTMFQEGGWWKKLYTCNYGPAGNIIFSQMYNRGTPCSSCPDGTSCSRKFPGLCDNSSVSSKVAPRRPTTATTTTTMPPNISDHNNNRVNTISISPGNTNNGFNGLTNVNNINPNNVDLNSLIAFFNNRWRTTTTTHRTSLSNSNQGGQVRPIIMVRPTIASTTLPSSIKTPPVSKATAIPTTASTTTTKTTSSTKTPSGASSAITTPSPQGAASAPSFTNKILTQRTRPSGTQSFFAANTNQDAKQLVTGSVHQDSQEQDNMFIPFSGNQPVTSDLMPFLRRAGMDPQIIRTSSLSSVQSIINALPKGLKPIVLYRSGSGQLTELDAGTLAPIKRHGRSTTTRGHQRGPQPLLACDLDFAPCEVTPIGGNWTVANSESEGRYAVALLGEGEGAQVVVEELVTAPSTEAVCVALSHRRDLSPDAPSDANIPQLQVGVMTAGGEMTRRTIPGAPGIWEMSRVTLSNVKSPFLVVMTLGPATEGATVALDAMMVTDGGCCLSGEC comes from the exons ATGGCCGGACGGTTGtgcttgctggtggtggtagcgaCGTGGTCGAGATGGGCGGCGGGGCAGGCCTCGCCCTACTGCAGcttcacaccacaacacaccatgtgcAAGCACTCGGGTGTGGCCCCCAGGTGCGGCTCCAAGGTGCAGACCCGCGGCGTGGGAGCCCAGGACGCCGCCGCCATAGTGCTACAGCACAACCAAGCCAGGTCCCGCGTCGCCATGGGACAAGAGCGTCGTGGAACGCCCGGGCCTCAGCCCAAAGCTGGCAATATGATGCttatg GAGTGGGACGCGGAGCTAGCGGTGGTGGCCCAAAGACACGCTGACCAGTGCGTGTTCGACCACGAGTGTGCCGACTGCCGCCGCGTCT CAAGGTTTGGCGTTGGCCAGAACCTGTTCATCAGTTTCCAGAGCAACTTCGACGCTCGTGTCCAGTGGAGCCGAGCTATCAAGTCTTGGTACGACGAAGTGGCCGACTTCTCTCCAGCTGACATAGAGCCCTTCCA GTTCGCGAAGGGGGTTGGGCACTACACGCAGATGTTATGGTGGAAGACTGACCGGGTGGGCTGCGGCTTCACCATGTTCCAGGAAGGCGGCTGGTGGAAGAAACTCTATACTTGTAACTATGGTCCTGCAGGCAACATTATATTCAGCCAGATGTACAACCGAGGGACCCCGTGCTCCTCATGCCCTGACGGGACCTCTTGCTCCAGGAAGTTCCCGGGGCTCTGTG ATAACAGCTCAGTTTCCAGCAAGGTGGCGCCACGTAGACCaaccactgctaccaccaccaccaccatgcctcCCAACATCAGCGATCACAACAACAATCGGGTTAACACCATCTCCATTTCCCCGGGCAACACCAACAATGGTTTTAATGGGCTAACTAACGTTAACAACATTAACCCCAACAACGTAGATCTGAACTCTTTAATAGCGTTCTTCAACAACCGGtggaggacaacaacaacaacacacaggacTTCACTAAGTAATTCTAACCAGGGTGGTCAGGTGAGACCTATAATCATGGTCAGACCAACTATTGCTTCTACCACATTACCTTCATCCATCAAAACTCCTCCCGTCAGCAAGGCTACAGCTATTCCCACCACAGCTTCTACAACCACTACCAAAACCACATCATCCACTAAGACGCCCTCTGGAGCTTCCTCTGCTATAACCACACCCTCCCCACAAGGTGCAGCCAGTGCTCCGAGCTTTACCAACAAGATCCTGACGCAACGAACTAGACCCTCCGGCACTCAGTCGTTCTTCGCCGCTAACACGAACCAGGACGCAAAGCAGCTGGTCACTGGATCTGTCCACCAAGACTCACAGGAACAAGATAACATGTTCATCCCGTTCAGTGGTAACCAGCCCGTAACATCGGACCTGATGCCGTTCTTACGTCGGGCGGGGATGGACCCTCAGATCATCAGGACCTCTTCTCTCTCCAGCGTCCAGAGCATCATCAATGCTCTTCCTAAGGGCCTTAAACCCATCGTTCTATAcag GTCAGGGTCAGGGCAGCTGACAGAGCTGGATGCTGGCACCCTGGCACCCATCAAGCGCCACGgccgctccaccaccaccagaggacaCCAGAGGGGACCTCAGCCCCTCCTCGCCTGCGATCTCGACTTCGCGCCGTGCGAGGTCACCCCCATCGGAGGAAACTGGACAGTGGCCAACAGCGAGA GTGAGGGTCGGTACGCCGTGGCCCtgctgggggagggtgagggcgcccaggtggtggtggaggagctggTGACGGCGCCCAGCACAGAGGCAGTGTGCGTCGCCCTCTCACACCGACGCGACCTGTCGCCCGACGCGCCTTCTGACGCTAACATACCACAGCTGCAG GTAGGAGTGATGACCGCTGGAGGAGAGATGACCCGCAGGACAATCCCGGGCGCCCCTGGCATCTGGGAGATGAGTCGTGTTACTCTCAGCAACGTGAAGTCGCCCTTCCTGGTGGTGATGACCCTGGGACCCGCCACCGAGGGCGCAACCGTCGCCTTGGACGCCATGATGGTTACTGACGGCGGGTGTTGCTTATCCGGCGAGTGCTAA